One segment of Toxotes jaculatrix isolate fToxJac2 chromosome 8, fToxJac2.pri, whole genome shotgun sequence DNA contains the following:
- the gprc6a gene encoding G-protein coupled receptor family C group 6 member A, whose amino-acid sequence MAWVPLVMSFQIMFFLIILESGHATETDPRGLGATATGDIIIGGIFSIHEDVNKDNISFAPQPRPCIRFQERGLTRALAMINYIELLNKSPPLTAANITLGYRILDSCSDVSTALRATADFIQQPDCHAGSNTSTSGQPVMAVIGATHSEISVAIARQLTLKMIPQISYASTAVILSDKSRFPAFMRTIPNDKHQTAAMVSLLSSYGWNWVGVVTTDGDYGRSALDHFVSQASEKGICVAFKSILPQSVSSQDVSSAITQTAKTIFNNPKVQVIVSFAKPTHMMYLYQELRDQILRAGHSVETMRRVWVASDSWSSSSSVKGNLTLKDIGYIVGFTFKSGDLSSFLEYLSRLEAAGPEYIRNNPFLQEFYMQLNAHKGSGDTELESEAVKTLRENTDADTVFSIEMAVSAIAQAVESVCRSRDCKTPGTVQPWEVLKALWMQEFKLRGKSYRFDNRGDINLGYDVSLWRSEKGNLYVHDVVAEYHPHTNIFTHTNHSSTQQFWDLKNIISKCSNSCVPGEFKKTAEGQHTCCYECINCTENYYSNNTDMDQCLSCDTDTEWSASGSSTCTPKTLLYFSWQDGFAVVLLVFAALGIVLVFLVSALFLHQRDTPVVKAAGGPLSQIILFSLVFSYISAVLFVGRPSALQCKARQVLFGISFTLCVSCILVKTLQILLAFQFNPELQEVLRRLYQPYVIVSICVALQAVTCTCWLVLQSPYNYINRQATTLLEECHEGSYLAFGVMLGYIAVLAFVCFICAFKGRRLPQHYNEAKFITFSMLLYLISWMLFVPVYVTTSGEYLSAVEMVVILISNYGILSCHFFPKCYVILFKKEQNTKSAFRKHLYDYSNNTTNSSSVSVSVQQSSSQQSVISALSFSVHAANPLKPAVETNCRAGTSCTSLNRGSFNRHCIRRSTSM is encoded by the exons ATGGCCTGGGTTCCTCTTGTAATGTCTTTTCAGATTATGTTTTTCCTTATCATTCTGGAATCTGGACATGCTACTGAGACGGATCCCAGAGGGCTGGGAGCTACGGCCACAGGAGATATCATCATCGGAGGAATCTTTTCCATTCATGAAGACGTAAACAAAGACAACATATCCTTTGCACCCCAGCCACGGCCATGTATCAG GTTTCAAGAAAGAGGCCTGACAAGGGCTCTGGCTATGATCAATTATATAGAGCTCCTGAATAAATCCCCTCCGCTGACTGCTGCTAACATCACTCTGGGTTACCGGATCCTGGACTCCTGCTCTGATGTCAGCACAGCTCTGAGAGCCACAGCTGACTTCATCCAGCAGCCCGACTGCCACGCAGGAAGCAACACCTCTACCAGTGGCCAGCCAGTCATGGCTGTCATAGGTGCCACTCACTCTGAAATATCAGTTGCCATCGCCAGGCAACTGACTCTCAAGATGATTCCTCAA aTCAGTTATGCATCAACCGCTGTCATTCTGAGTGATAAGAGCCGATTCCCTGCCTTCATGAGGACCATCCCTAATGACAAGCATCAGACAGCCGCCATGGTCAGTCTGCTCAGCAGCTACGGCTGGAACTGGGTGGGAGTAGTTACCACAGATGGAGATTATGGCCGATCAGCTCTTGACCACTTTGTGTCCCAGGCCTCTGAAAAGGGGATCTGTGTGGCCTTCAAATCAATTCTCCCTCAGTCTGTGTCCAGTCAGGATGTCTCCTCAGCTATCACGCAGACTGCCAAAACCATCTTCAACAATCCCAAGGTACAGGTTATTGTGTCCTTTGCCAAGCCAACTCACATGATGTACCTTTACCAGGAGCTTAGGGATCAGATACTGAGAGCAGGACACAGCGTGGAGACAATGAGAAGAGTCTGGGTGGCCAGTGACAGCTggtcctcctccagctctgtgaaAGGAAACTTAACTCTGAAGGACATAGGATACATTGTGGGCTTCACCTTCAAGAGTGGAGACTTGTCATCATTCCTTGAGTACCTGAGCAGGCTGGAGGCAGCTGGACCTGAGTACATAAGGAACAACCCCTTCTTGCAGGAGTTCTACATGCAGCTAAATGCCCATAAAGGCTCtggagacactgagctggaatcTGAAGCTGTGAAGACCCTTAGAGAAAATACTGATGCTGACACAGTCTTCAGTATTGAGATGGCTGTGAGCGCCATTGCTCAGGCTGTAGAATCTGTCTGCAGGAGCAGAGACTGCAAAACACCAGGCACAGTGCAACCCTGGGAG GTGCTGAAAGCTCTGTGGATGCAGGAGTTTAAACTTAGAGGAAAGAGCTACAGGTTTGACAACAGAGGAGACATCAACCTGGGCTATGATGTGTCTTTGTGGCGGTCAGAGAAAGGGAACCTCTATGTCCATGATGTTGTGGCTGAGTATCACCCACACACCAACATCTTCACCCACACCAACCACAGCAGCACCCAGCAGTTCTGGGATCTGAAG AACATCATCTCAAAATGCTCCAATAGCTGCGTCCCTGGAGAGTTCAAGAAAACAGCTGAGGGTCAACACACCTGTTGTTATGAGTGCATCAATTGCACTGAGAACTACTACTCTAATAATACAG ACATGGACCAGTGTCTGAGCTGTGACACAGACACTGAGTGGTCCGCCAGCGGCAGCTCCACCTGCACCCCCAAAACCCTGCTTTACTTCTCGTGGCAGGACGGCTTCGCTGTGGTGCTACTGGTCTTTGCTGCTCTTGGCATCGTCCTGGTTTTTCTCGTGTCGGCTCTGTTTTTACATCAGCGTGACACTCCTGTAGTGAAGGCTGCCGGAGGGCCCCTGAGCCAGATCATCCTGTTCTCTCTGGTATTCAGTTACATCAGCGCCGTGCTGTTTGTGGGTCGGCCGAGCGCTCTCCAATGTAAGGCTCGGCAGGTGCTCTTTGGCATCAGCTTCACTCTGTGTGTCTCCTGCATACTGGTCAAGACCCTGCAGATCCTGCTGGCCTTCCAGTTCAACCCTGAGCTGCAGGAGGTTCTGCGGAGACTCTACCAGCCTTATGTCATCGTCAGCATCTGTGTGGCCTTGCAGGCAGTTACGTGCACCTGCTGGCTGGTCCTCCAAAGCCCATATAATTACATCAACAGGCAAGCAACCACTCTGCTGGAGGAATGTCACGAGGGCTCGTACCTAGCCTTCGGGGTGATGTTGGGCTACATAGCTGTCCTAGCTTTCGTGTGTTTCATCTGCGCCTTCAAAGGACGCAGACTTCCACAGCACTACAATGAGGCAAAGTTCATCACTTTCAGCATGCTGCTCTACCTAATCTCCTGGATGCTCTTTGTTCCAGTCTACGTCACCACTTCAGGAGAATACCTGTCGGCTGTGGAGATGGTGGTCATCCTCATCTCCAACTATGGCATCCTCAGCTGCCATTTCTTCCCAAAGTGCTATGTAATCCTTTtcaaaaaggaacaaaacaccAAGAGCGCGTTCAGGAAGCATCTGTATGATTATTCCAACAATACCACGaattcttcctctgtgtctgtgtcagtgcagCAGTCCAGCAGTCAGCAGTCAGTCATCAGTGCTTTGTCCTTCTCTGTACATGCAGCTAATCCTCTCAAACCGGCTGTGGAGACAAACTGCCGAGCCGGGACCAGCTGCACAAGTTTGAACAGAGGTTCATTCAACCGACACTGCATCCGAAGAAGCACCAGCATGTAA
- the cnih4 gene encoding protein cornichon homolog 4 — MEAAVFILSLVDCCALIFLSVYFIITLSDLECDYINARACCSKLNKWVIPEMVGQCLSTMLMLISMHWFIFLLNLPVAAWNIYRHVKVPMGNMGVFDPTEIHNRGQLKSHMKEAMIKLGYHLLCFFIYLYSMILALIND, encoded by the exons ATGGAGGCGGCAGTGTTCATCCTGTCACTGGTGGACTGCTGTGCACTGATTTTCCTCTCGGTTTACTTC ATCATCACCCTGTCTGATCTAGAATGTGACTACATCAATGCCAGAGCCTGCTGCTCCAAGCTGAACAAA TGGGTCATTCCAGAGATGGTTGGGCAGTGTCTCTCCACGATGCTGATGTTGATCTCCATGCACTggttcatcttcctcctcaacCTGCCTGTAGCAGCCTGGAACATTTATAG ACATGTGAAGGTTCCAATGGGAAACATGGGCGTGTTTGACCCCACTGAGATCCACAACCGAGGTCAGCTCAAGTCCCACATGAAGGAGGCCATGATTAAACTGGGTTACCACCTGCTCTGcttcttcatttatttgtaCAG cATGATCCTGGCTCTCATCAACGACTGA